One segment of Rosa chinensis cultivar Old Blush chromosome 6, RchiOBHm-V2, whole genome shotgun sequence DNA contains the following:
- the LOC112172186 gene encoding protein NUCLEAR FUSION DEFECTIVE 4: MGFGLERPSVSSTIKWLGFVTAIWVQAISGNNYTFSNYSDALKTLMNLTQLELNNLSVAKDVGKAFGLLAGLASDRFPTWVLLLIGSVEGLVGYGAQWLVVSQKIQPLSYWQMCIFLCMGGNSTTWMNTAVLVTCIRNFRSNRGPVSGILKGYVGLSTAIFTDLCTALFNDNSGSFLFMLAVTPFAVCLTAMVFLHEIPPSSSAAEDKQESRYFWFFNGLAFFVAVYLLAYDFIPDPSTLFSHVFSAILLLLLASPLVVPAYSYFKSWAPNRVGSSDPEKPVAVLVLDEPLLAAGKPEVVPSSSSSSEDDVAVVERRRRPVIGEEHTIFEAMRTLDFWILFVSFLCGVGTGLAVMNNLGQIGLALGYADVSIFVSLTSIWGFFGRIVSGMVSEYFIRKAAIPRPLWNAASQILMAVGYILLAIAMPGSLYIGSIVVGICYGVRLAITVPAASELFGLKYYGLIYNVLILNLPLGSLLFSGLLAGFLYDMEATPTAGGGNTCIGAHCYRLVFVVMAIACVVGFGLDILLSIRTRRLYTKIQAGKKTKRVSNGTS; encoded by the exons ATGGGTTTTGGTTTGGAGCGACCTTCTGTTTCATCAACCATCAAATGGCTTGGTTTCGTCACCGCCATTTGGGTCCAGGCCATTTCAGGCAACAACTACACTTTCTCCAACTACTCAGATGCTCTCAAAACCCTCATGAACCTCACCCAGCTCGAGCTCAACAACCTCTCCGTCGCCAAAGACGTCGGTAAAGCTTTCGGCCTCCTCGCTGGCCTCGCTTCCGACCGCTTCCCCACCTGGGTCCTCCTACTCATCGGCTCCGTCGAGGGCCTGGTCGGTTACGGAGCCCAGTGGCTCGTCGTCAGCCAAAAAATCCAACCCCTTTCGTACTGGCAG ATGTGCATATTTCTTTGCATGGGAGGCAACAGCACGACGTGGATGAACACGGCCGTATTAGTGACGTGTATTCGGAACTTCCGGAGCAACCGAGGACCGGTCTCCGGCATTCTCAAAGGCTACGTGGGTCTGAGCACCGCCATATTCACCGACCTCTGCACCGCTCTGTTTAACGACAACTCGGGCAGCTTCCTGTTCATGCTCGCCGTCACTCCCTTCGCCGTCTGCCTCACCGCCATGGTCTTCCTCCATGAAATCCCTCCGTCGTCCTCCGCCGCCGAGGACAAGCAGGAGTCCAGATACTTCTGGTTCTTCAACGGCCTCGCCTTCTTCGTCGCCGTCTACCTCCTGGCTTACGACTTCATTCCAGACCCCTCCACGCTCTTCTCTCACGTCTTCTCCGCCATTCTCTTACTCCTCCTCGCTTCGCCGTTGGTGGTTCCGGCTTACTCATATTTCAAGTCGTGGGCCCCGAACCGGGTCGGGTCGTCGGATCCGGAAAAGCCGGTTGCGGTTTTGGTTCTGGACGAGCCGCTGCTGGCGGCGGGAAAGCCGGAGGTGGTtccgtcgtcgtcgtcgtcgtcggagGATGACGTGGCGGTGgtggagaggaggaggaggccggTGATTGGAGAGGAGCACACAATTTTCGAGGCGATGAGGACTTTGGATTTCTGGATACTTTTTGTGTCGTTTCTGTGTGGGGTGGGGACTGGATTGGCGGTTATGAACAATTTGGGCCAGATTGGGCTGGCGCTTGGATACGCCGACGTTTCGATCTTCGTTTCGCTCACCAGTATTTGGGGTTTTTTCGGGCGAATCGTTTCGGGTATGGTTTCCGAGTATTTCATCAG GAAAGCGGCAATACCGAGGCCACTATGGAATGCAGCTTCTCAGATTCTAATGGCTGTTGGATACATACTCCTCGCCATTGCCATGCCTGGCTCCCTCTACATTGGTTCAATTGTGGTCGGAATCTGCTATGGAGTTCGTCTTGCTATCACAGTCCCAGCAGCATCTGAACTATTTGGTCTCAAATACTATGGGCTAATCTACAACGTTCTGATCCTCAATCTCCCACTTGGGTCCTTACTCTTCTCAGGCCTCCTTGCCGGGTTTTTATACGATATGGAGGCTACCCCAACGGCCGGAGGTGGCAACACCTGCATTGGGGCCCATTGTTACAGGCTTGTGTTTGTTGTCATGGCCATTGCCTGTGTTGTTGGGTTTGGTTTGGACATTTTGTTGTCCATCAGAACTAGGCGGCTTTACACGAAGATTCAAGCTggcaagaaaacaaagagagttTCTAATGGCACATCGTAA
- the LOC112173385 gene encoding endo-1,4-beta-xylanase 5 isoform X1, which yields MGSTTLTFVRLQLLMFILLLGSPFVFSFDGPLYDSTAYTECKRQPEKPLYGGGIIVDEPSAVADIDNGDVYSPAFLLQNLTGNGTIYSFSSWVKIGGAGSALIQASLKAEDESYNCIGTVLAKRGCWSFLKGGFVLNSPPNFSILFFQNTDGRDVGLAIASASLQPFSVQQWNTYHQYMINSKRKRAVTVHVSNGQGKGLQGAAITVEQVSKDFPFGSAISKTILGNLPYQNWFVERFNAAVFENELKWYATEPNQGNVTYTIADQMLQFVRAHQITARGHNIFWEDPKYTPPWVRYLTADQLQSAVNSRIQSLMSKYKEEFIHWDVSNEMLHFDFYEKQLGPNATLDFFQTAHKSDPLATLFMNDFNVVETCTDVNSTVDTYVSRLRELQQGGVSMDGIGLEGHFTIPNPPLMRAIIDKLATLGLPIWLTEVDISNTLDKETQAIFLEQVLREGFSHPSVNGIMLWSALHPNGCYEMCLTDNNLKNLPAGDVVDKLLKEWQTGKIEAQIDEHGSHSFFGFLGEYRVSVKYGNRTANSTFSLCEGEETRHVSIQL from the exons ATGGGAAGCACTACTCTCACCTTCGTCAGGCTGCAGCTTCTGATGTTCATTCTCCTCCTGGGCTCAccctttgttttttcctttg ATGGTCCACTATATGACTCTACTGCTTACACTGAG TGTAAAAGGCAGCCAGAGAAGCCTCTATATGGTGGAGGGATCATTGTTGATGAGCCTTCAGCTGTTGCAGACATAGACAATGGGGACGTTTATTCACCGGCATTCCTACTCCAAAATCTCACCGGCAACGGCACCATTTACAGCTTCTCCA GTTGGGTGAAGATAGGGGGTGCAGGTTCAGCACTGATACAGGCAAGTCTAAAGGCAGAAGATGAATCATACAATTGTATAGGAACTGTTTTGGCCAAGCGGGGATGCTGGTCATTCCTCAAGGGTGGCTTTGTCCTAAATTCACCACCTAATTTCTCTATACTATTCTTCCAG AATACGGATGGCAGGGATGTCGGCCTAGCAATTGCAAGTGCTTCTTTGCAGCCATTTAGTGTTCAGCAATGGAATACATATCACCAATATATGATCAACAGT AAAAGGAAGCGTGCCGTGACGGTCCATGTCTCAAATGGACAAGGAAAGGGGCTGCAAGGAGCTGCAATTACCGTAGAGCAAGTCTCCAAAGATTTCCCATTTGGATCTGCAATTTCAAAGACCATTCTAGGCAATTTACCCTACCAG AATTGGTTTGTTGAGAGATTCAATGCTGCGGTGTTCGAGAATGAACTCAAGTGGTACGCAACAGAACCTAATCAAGGCAATGTCACTTACACTATAGCAGATCAAATGTTGCAATTTGTTCGAGCTCACCAAATCACTGCTAGAGGGCACAATATATTCTGGGAAGATCCCAAATACACACCACCTTGGGTTCGATACCTCACAGCTGATCAGCTACAATCAGCTGTCAACTCTCGGATACAAAGCCTAATGAGCAAATACAAAGAAGAGTTCATTCATTGGGATGTCAGCAATGAAATGCTTCACTTTGATTTCTATGAGAAACAACTTGGCCCCAATGCCACCTTGGATTTCTTTCAGACGGCACACAAATCTGATCCTTTGGCAACCCTTTTTATGAATGACTTTAATGTGGTGGAGACTTGCACTGATGTGAATTCCACAGTTGATACCTATGTTTCAAGGCTGAGAGAACTTCAACAAGGTGGAGTATCAATGGATGGGATTGGACTAGAGGGTCATTTTACAATACCAAACCCCCCTCTAATGAGAGCTATTATAGATAAGTTGGCTACCCTAGGCCTTCCTATTTGGCTCACAGAGGTTGATATCAGCAATACTCTGGACAAAGAAACACAG GCCATTTTTCTAGAGCAAGTATTAAGAGAAGGTTTCTCACATCCATCTGTAAATGGGATAATGCTCTGGAGTGCTCTACATCCTAACGGGTGCTACGAGATGTGCCTGACGGATAATAACCTTAAAAATCTACCAGCTGGTGATGTGGTGGACAAGCTCTTGAAAGAATGGCAAACCGGGAAGATAGAGGCTCAGATCGATGAGCATGGATCACATAGCTTTTTCGGGTTCTTGGGTGAGTACAGGGTTAGTGTGAAGTATGGAAATAGGACCGCAAACTCAACATTCTCACTGTGTGAAGGGGAAGAAACTAGACATGTTAGCATTCAACTGTAA
- the LOC112173385 gene encoding endo-1,4-beta-xylanase 5 isoform X2 has protein sequence MINSKRKRAVTVHVSNGQGKGLQGAAITVEQVSKDFPFGSAISKTILGNLPYQNWFVERFNAAVFENELKWYATEPNQGNVTYTIADQMLQFVRAHQITARGHNIFWEDPKYTPPWVRYLTADQLQSAVNSRIQSLMSKYKEEFIHWDVSNEMLHFDFYEKQLGPNATLDFFQTAHKSDPLATLFMNDFNVVETCTDVNSTVDTYVSRLRELQQGGVSMDGIGLEGHFTIPNPPLMRAIIDKLATLGLPIWLTEVDISNTLDKETQAIFLEQVLREGFSHPSVNGIMLWSALHPNGCYEMCLTDNNLKNLPAGDVVDKLLKEWQTGKIEAQIDEHGSHSFFGFLGEYRVSVKYGNRTANSTFSLCEGEETRHVSIQL, from the exons ATGATCAACAGT AAAAGGAAGCGTGCCGTGACGGTCCATGTCTCAAATGGACAAGGAAAGGGGCTGCAAGGAGCTGCAATTACCGTAGAGCAAGTCTCCAAAGATTTCCCATTTGGATCTGCAATTTCAAAGACCATTCTAGGCAATTTACCCTACCAG AATTGGTTTGTTGAGAGATTCAATGCTGCGGTGTTCGAGAATGAACTCAAGTGGTACGCAACAGAACCTAATCAAGGCAATGTCACTTACACTATAGCAGATCAAATGTTGCAATTTGTTCGAGCTCACCAAATCACTGCTAGAGGGCACAATATATTCTGGGAAGATCCCAAATACACACCACCTTGGGTTCGATACCTCACAGCTGATCAGCTACAATCAGCTGTCAACTCTCGGATACAAAGCCTAATGAGCAAATACAAAGAAGAGTTCATTCATTGGGATGTCAGCAATGAAATGCTTCACTTTGATTTCTATGAGAAACAACTTGGCCCCAATGCCACCTTGGATTTCTTTCAGACGGCACACAAATCTGATCCTTTGGCAACCCTTTTTATGAATGACTTTAATGTGGTGGAGACTTGCACTGATGTGAATTCCACAGTTGATACCTATGTTTCAAGGCTGAGAGAACTTCAACAAGGTGGAGTATCAATGGATGGGATTGGACTAGAGGGTCATTTTACAATACCAAACCCCCCTCTAATGAGAGCTATTATAGATAAGTTGGCTACCCTAGGCCTTCCTATTTGGCTCACAGAGGTTGATATCAGCAATACTCTGGACAAAGAAACACAG GCCATTTTTCTAGAGCAAGTATTAAGAGAAGGTTTCTCACATCCATCTGTAAATGGGATAATGCTCTGGAGTGCTCTACATCCTAACGGGTGCTACGAGATGTGCCTGACGGATAATAACCTTAAAAATCTACCAGCTGGTGATGTGGTGGACAAGCTCTTGAAAGAATGGCAAACCGGGAAGATAGAGGCTCAGATCGATGAGCATGGATCACATAGCTTTTTCGGGTTCTTGGGTGAGTACAGGGTTAGTGTGAAGTATGGAAATAGGACCGCAAACTCAACATTCTCACTGTGTGAAGGGGAAGAAACTAGACATGTTAGCATTCAACTGTAA